The following coding sequences are from one Streptomyces sp. NBC_01294 window:
- the sepH gene encoding septation protein SepH, giving the protein MPELRVVAVSNDGTRLVLKAGDSTEYTLPIDERLRAAVRNDRARLNQIEIEVESHLRPRDIQARIRAGASAEEVAQLAGIPVDRVRRFEGPVLAERAFMAERARKTPVRRPGENTGPQLGEAVQERLTLRGAEKESVQWDSWRRDDGTWEVLLVYRVAGEPHSASWTYDPPRRLVVAVDDEARSLIGESEDLPATPEPSFPFVPRIARLPRDRPLDRALDRQLERPVTPAPEPEEERDTLTSLLEAVPSFRGDMVVPERTETPATEPEAEEPPAPAASAGAGSAYADVLMPRTVAGHRDRLTGTTDRQAEADGVRPGRRAAVPSWDEIVFGTRRKKQE; this is encoded by the coding sequence ATGCCCGAACTGCGTGTCGTGGCCGTCTCAAATGACGGCACACGACTGGTGCTCAAGGCTGGGGACAGCACGGAGTACACGCTTCCGATCGACGAGCGGCTGCGGGCTGCCGTGCGCAACGATCGCGCGCGCCTGAACCAGATCGAGATCGAGGTCGAGAGCCACCTCCGCCCCCGCGACATCCAGGCCCGCATACGAGCCGGTGCCTCCGCGGAGGAGGTCGCTCAACTCGCCGGCATCCCCGTCGACCGCGTACGCCGCTTCGAGGGCCCCGTGCTCGCCGAGCGCGCGTTCATGGCCGAGCGGGCCCGCAAGACCCCCGTGCGCCGTCCCGGCGAGAACACCGGGCCGCAGCTCGGCGAGGCCGTGCAGGAGCGGCTGACCCTGCGCGGGGCCGAGAAGGAATCCGTCCAGTGGGACTCCTGGCGCCGCGACGACGGCACCTGGGAGGTCCTCCTCGTCTACCGGGTCGCGGGCGAGCCGCACTCGGCGAGCTGGACCTACGACCCGCCGCGCCGGCTGGTCGTGGCCGTGGACGACGAGGCCCGCTCCCTGATCGGCGAGTCGGAGGACCTGCCGGCCACGCCGGAGCCGAGCTTCCCCTTCGTGCCGAGGATCGCGCGGCTGCCGCGCGACCGGCCGCTGGACCGCGCCCTGGACCGGCAGCTGGAGCGCCCCGTCACGCCCGCGCCGGAGCCGGAGGAGGAACGGGACACCCTGACGAGCCTGCTGGAAGCGGTACCGAGCTTCCGCGGCGACATGGTGGTCCCGGAGCGCACCGAGACCCCGGCGACGGAACCGGAGGCGGAAGAACCGCCGGCCCCGGCCGCCTCGGCGGGCGCGGGCTCCGCGTACGCCGACGTACTGATGCCGCGCACGGTGGCGGGCCACCGCGACCGCCTGACGGGCACCACCGACCGCCAGGCGGAGGCCGACGGCGTCCGTCCCGGGCGCCGCGCGGCGGTGCCGAGCTGGGACGAGATCGTCTTCGGCACGCGCCGCAAGAAGCAGGAGTAG
- a CDS encoding sulfurtransferase — protein sequence MTAKSAILPAAELRNELAGSRPPVLLDVRWQLGGPDQRPAYEAGHLPGAVYVDLDRELAGPAGAGGRHPLPDPEAFGAVMRRAGVSADVPVVVYDGGQGWAAARAWWLLRWTGHPNVRVLDGGLTAWTAAGGAVTAERVTPAEGDFKPTPGAVGLLDADAAAARARTGVLLDARAGERYRGEVEPIDPVGGHIPGALSAPTTENVGPDGRFLPADALRARFEGLGAAEGTPVGVYCGSGVSAAHEVLALEVAGIASDLYAGSWSEWSSDPDRPVATGPDPR from the coding sequence ATGACTGCGAAATCTGCGATCCTTCCCGCCGCCGAACTGAGGAACGAGCTGGCGGGTTCCCGGCCGCCGGTGCTGCTGGACGTCCGCTGGCAGCTGGGCGGCCCCGACCAGCGGCCCGCCTACGAGGCCGGACACCTTCCCGGCGCGGTGTACGTCGACCTCGACCGGGAACTGGCAGGTCCGGCCGGGGCGGGCGGCCGGCACCCGCTGCCGGACCCGGAGGCCTTCGGCGCGGTGATGCGGCGGGCCGGGGTCTCGGCGGACGTACCCGTCGTTGTGTACGACGGCGGCCAGGGCTGGGCGGCCGCCCGGGCGTGGTGGCTGCTGCGCTGGACGGGTCACCCGAACGTGCGAGTGCTGGACGGGGGCCTGACCGCCTGGACGGCGGCGGGGGGCGCCGTGACGGCCGAACGAGTGACTCCCGCGGAGGGCGATTTCAAGCCAACTCCGGGGGCGGTCGGGCTGCTGGACGCCGACGCGGCGGCCGCCCGGGCTCGTACGGGAGTTCTCCTGGACGCCCGCGCGGGGGAGCGGTACCGCGGAGAGGTCGAGCCGATCGATCCGGTCGGCGGCCACATCCCGGGCGCGCTGTCGGCTCCGACGACGGAGAACGTGGGGCCGGACGGCCGGTTCCTGCCGGCGGACGCACTGCGTGCCCGGTTCGAGGGGCTCGGCGCGGCCGAGGGGACCCCGGTGGGCGTGTACTGCGGCTCGGGGGTCTCCGCGGCGCACGAGGTGCTGGCGCTGGAGGTGGCCGGCATCGCGTCCGACCTCTACGCGGGCAGCTGGTCGGAGTGGTCCTCGGACCCGGACCGCCCGGTGGCCACGGGCCCGGACCCCCGGTAA
- a CDS encoding VOC family protein, with amino-acid sequence MTEAAEATRRTPGTPCWVSLMVHGLGTTEDFYADLFGWEYVPGPEQLGPYVRAVLDGHEVAGIGEMPPDRHLPVAWTTYLATDDADATAEAVRSCGGTVAVGPLDAGIAGRVAICSDPLGAIFGLWQAQTRMGTRLHTGPGTPVWNELVTQDTSTVGKFYEHVFGHEAKTHSTASDDFDYLTLQLEGRPVAAVHGVGRSLPHDRGPHWMAYFEVEDTDAAAARVVRLGGRVVDPPREGLRGRQATVADPEGAVFALVRSRP; translated from the coding sequence ATGACCGAGGCAGCGGAAGCAACCCGGCGCACGCCCGGCACCCCGTGCTGGGTGAGCCTCATGGTGCACGGCCTCGGGACCACCGAGGACTTCTACGCCGACCTGTTCGGCTGGGAGTACGTACCCGGCCCCGAGCAGCTCGGCCCGTACGTCCGCGCCGTGCTGGACGGCCACGAGGTGGCGGGCATCGGCGAGATGCCGCCGGACCGGCATCTTCCGGTGGCCTGGACGACGTACCTCGCCACCGACGACGCCGACGCGACCGCCGAGGCGGTCCGCAGCTGCGGCGGCACGGTCGCGGTGGGGCCGCTGGACGCCGGCATCGCGGGGCGGGTGGCGATCTGCTCCGACCCGCTGGGCGCCATCTTCGGGCTGTGGCAGGCGCAGACCCGCATGGGCACCCGGCTGCACACCGGGCCGGGCACCCCCGTCTGGAACGAGCTGGTCACCCAGGACACCTCGACGGTCGGCAAGTTCTACGAGCACGTCTTCGGCCACGAGGCGAAGACGCACTCCACGGCCTCCGACGACTTCGACTACCTGACCCTCCAGTTGGAGGGCCGCCCGGTGGCCGCCGTGCACGGCGTCGGCCGCTCGCTGCCGCACGACCGCGGGCCGCACTGGATGGCGTACTTCGAGGTGGAGGACACCGACGCGGCCGCGGCCCGGGTGGTCCGGCTCGGCGGCCGCGTCGTCGACCCGCCCCGCGAGGGCCTGCGCGGGCGGCAGGCCACGGTCGCGGACCCGGAGGGCGCGGTCTTCGCCCTCGTACGGTCACGGCCCTGA
- a CDS encoding MFS transporter: MATTPAPASPKTGPPPARSVLRDIAFLRLWAGTTASGLATWALPFVLGLAVLHRELGAAGLGLVLAARTAGFLAAVAVGGVLADRHSRRAVVLWSALAAAVAAPLLAIGLGRSLVLMTLAAALAGAGQGACRPAFQALTAEVVDAGRRQQANAAMTLAVRTSTLAGPALTALLAAFVDVGTLLLGIGLLWLVAALLPGRGAAPAPSAAPAPSTERTPRASFRAEFIDGIREARRHPWFVAGLGALAAVIALGYSATSVALPLISRDRYGTEWVLAAAVTAYTVGALGGALVTARWRPRSQGWTAFAGLAVYGVAPLSLMLPVHPAVVIAAYVVAGIGIELFNVPWFTATQREVAPDKLARVSSLDFLVSYGLAPVGLALIAPAIGTFGVTPVLAVCAAACFLVPAAAALVPTARHFGRTPEPRTD, from the coding sequence GTGGCGACCACACCTGCGCCCGCATCACCCAAGACCGGCCCGCCGCCCGCGCGTTCCGTCCTGCGCGACATCGCCTTCCTGCGCCTGTGGGCGGGCACCACCGCCTCCGGCCTCGCGACCTGGGCGCTCCCCTTCGTCCTCGGCCTCGCGGTCCTGCACCGCGAACTCGGCGCGGCCGGACTGGGCCTGGTCCTCGCGGCGCGCACCGCGGGCTTCCTCGCCGCCGTCGCCGTCGGCGGGGTACTGGCCGACCGTCACTCCCGCCGGGCCGTCGTGCTCTGGTCCGCCCTCGCGGCCGCGGTCGCCGCGCCCCTCCTCGCCATCGGCCTCGGCCGGTCACTGGTGCTGATGACCCTGGCCGCCGCGCTCGCCGGAGCCGGCCAGGGAGCCTGCCGCCCCGCCTTCCAGGCACTCACCGCGGAGGTCGTCGACGCCGGCCGCCGGCAGCAGGCCAATGCCGCCATGACCCTCGCGGTACGGACCTCCACCCTGGCCGGACCCGCCCTGACCGCGCTGCTGGCGGCCTTCGTCGACGTCGGGACGCTGCTGCTGGGGATCGGCCTGCTCTGGCTGGTCGCCGCCCTCCTGCCGGGCCGCGGCGCCGCCCCCGCGCCCTCTGCCGCCCCCGCGCCCTCCACCGAGCGCACGCCGCGCGCGTCATTCCGGGCCGAGTTCATCGACGGGATACGCGAGGCGCGCCGCCACCCCTGGTTCGTCGCCGGACTCGGCGCGCTGGCCGCCGTGATCGCGCTCGGCTACTCCGCCACCAGCGTCGCCCTGCCCCTGATCAGCCGCGACCGCTACGGCACGGAGTGGGTCCTGGCCGCGGCCGTGACGGCCTACACCGTGGGCGCGCTCGGCGGGGCCCTGGTCACGGCCCGGTGGCGGCCCCGCTCCCAGGGCTGGACCGCCTTCGCCGGACTGGCCGTGTACGGCGTCGCACCGCTGAGCCTGATGCTGCCGGTCCACCCGGCCGTGGTGATCGCCGCCTACGTCGTCGCCGGGATCGGGATCGAGCTGTTCAACGTGCCCTGGTTCACGGCCACCCAGCGCGAGGTGGCCCCGGACAAGCTGGCCCGCGTCTCCTCCCTGGACTTCCTCGTGTCCTACGGCCTCGCCCCGGTCGGCCTGGCCCTGATCGCCCCGGCCATCGGCACCTTCGGCGTCACCCCGGTGCTCGCCGTGTGCGCCGCGGCCTGCTTCCTCGTCCCCGCCGCGGCCGCACTGGTGCCCACCGCCCGCCACTTCGGCCGGACGCCGGAGCCGAGGACGGACTGA
- a CDS encoding ABC transporter substrate-binding protein, translating to MRHRARLGIALTLVLATAACSTATNAPATTGKPAAEAAGAKAAPLASCGRQLSFDRSPERAVALDQTSTETLLELGLQDRMAGTANLKTKIPAQYQDAYAKVPVIAPKIATGEQLRSATPDFVVAGSADLYTADRAGTREELDALKVPTFVSAVDCPEQNEAGKSPFELLFSDYEQLGKVFGSEERAAKLAREQRAAVAKAGESAAARAAQGGKQPTVVYLYSVFNGMPYVAGGTGLPSEMSRIVGARNAFDDVKEDWPEVSWEEVAKRNPDFIVIGDLSERGRPGDSAGEKRATMAGDPVVSKLAAVRDNKIIEVPGIELDPSVRSVHALGLLAAGMKDLGYVR from the coding sequence ATGCGCCACCGCGCCCGACTCGGCATCGCCCTCACCCTCGTCCTCGCGACCGCGGCCTGCTCGACCGCCACCAACGCCCCCGCGACGACCGGCAAACCCGCCGCCGAAGCCGCCGGCGCGAAGGCCGCCCCCCTCGCCAGCTGCGGCCGGCAGCTCTCCTTCGACCGGTCCCCGGAGCGCGCCGTCGCCCTGGACCAGACCTCGACCGAGACCCTGCTGGAACTGGGGCTCCAGGACCGGATGGCCGGGACCGCCAACCTGAAGACGAAGATCCCGGCCCAGTACCAGGACGCGTACGCCAAGGTCCCGGTCATCGCCCCCAAGATCGCCACCGGCGAGCAACTGCGCTCCGCCACACCCGACTTCGTGGTGGCCGGCTCCGCCGACCTCTACACCGCGGACCGGGCGGGCACCCGCGAGGAACTGGACGCCCTCAAGGTCCCCACCTTCGTCAGCGCCGTGGACTGCCCGGAGCAGAACGAGGCCGGAAAGAGCCCCTTCGAACTGCTCTTCTCCGACTACGAGCAGCTGGGCAAGGTCTTCGGCAGCGAGGAGCGGGCCGCGAAGCTCGCCCGGGAACAGCGCGCCGCCGTGGCCAAGGCCGGTGAGAGCGCCGCCGCCCGGGCCGCCCAGGGCGGCAAGCAGCCCACCGTCGTCTACCTCTACTCCGTCTTCAACGGCATGCCGTACGTGGCGGGAGGGACCGGGCTGCCCAGCGAGATGAGCCGGATCGTCGGCGCGAGGAACGCCTTCGACGACGTGAAGGAGGACTGGCCGGAGGTGTCCTGGGAGGAAGTGGCCAAGCGCAACCCGGACTTCATCGTGATCGGCGACCTGTCCGAGCGCGGCCGGCCCGGCGACAGCGCCGGCGAGAAGCGGGCCACGATGGCCGGGGACCCGGTGGTCTCCAAGCTCGCGGCGGTGCGCGACAACAAGATCATCGAAGTGCCGGGCATCGAACTGGACCCCTCCGTGCGCTCCGTGCACGCGCTGGGCCTGCTGGCGGCCGGGATGAAGGACCTCGGGTATGTCCGCTGA
- a CDS encoding FecCD family ABC transporter permease — translation MSADPVGRPGPVDLAVDPAAGRVTDRAPAPAADRAPERPPAPPVDLLHPAARGTAVTEPVNAPSPLPRAARSGTVRAGVFLAGALVLAASVAAGTRIGTADVGWTDLARVFGTRLGLGAEPLPPLVDSLVWDLRLPRVLMAALVGASLAVCGTVLQAVTRNALADPYLLGVSSGASTGAVAVVVLGVGADTLGVTGGALVGALLSFGLLLALLRRTGLDSVRIVLTGVVVGQLFTALTSLVLMASADADTTRALTHWLLGSMAPARWEAVVVCAIVMPLGLAAAWLCAGALDGLAFGADTAASLGIGVRRTRMVLLVVTAVLTSVAVATVGAIGFVGLIVPHGVRFLVGPLHRVLLPCAALAGAVFLVWTDALARVAFAPREVPVGVITALLGVPLFLLVLRRRGEL, via the coding sequence ATGTCCGCTGACCCGGTGGGCCGACCGGGACCGGTGGACCTCGCGGTGGATCCGGCGGCGGGCCGGGTGACGGACCGTGCGCCGGCCCCGGCTGCAGACCGTGCGCCGGAGCGGCCGCCGGCCCCGCCGGTGGACCTGCTGCATCCGGCGGCCCGTGGGACGGCGGTGACGGAGCCGGTCAACGCGCCGTCCCCGCTGCCCCGGGCCGCCCGGTCCGGCACCGTCCGGGCGGGGGTGTTCCTCGCCGGGGCGCTCGTCCTGGCCGCATCGGTGGCGGCCGGCACGCGCATCGGAACCGCCGACGTGGGATGGACCGACCTCGCCCGGGTGTTCGGGACCCGGCTGGGCCTCGGCGCCGAGCCGCTGCCGCCGCTGGTGGACTCGCTCGTCTGGGACCTGCGCCTGCCGCGGGTCCTGATGGCGGCCCTGGTCGGTGCCTCGCTCGCGGTCTGCGGCACCGTGCTCCAGGCCGTCACCCGCAACGCGCTCGCCGACCCGTACCTGCTCGGGGTGTCGTCGGGCGCCTCCACCGGAGCCGTCGCCGTGGTCGTCCTCGGCGTGGGCGCCGACACCCTCGGGGTCACCGGCGGCGCCCTCGTCGGCGCCCTGCTCTCCTTCGGCCTGCTGCTGGCGCTGCTGCGCCGGACGGGCCTGGACTCGGTCCGCATCGTCCTGACGGGCGTGGTCGTCGGGCAGCTCTTCACCGCCCTGACCTCACTCGTCCTGATGGCCTCGGCGGACGCCGACACCACCCGCGCCCTGACCCACTGGCTGCTGGGCTCGATGGCCCCGGCACGCTGGGAGGCCGTCGTGGTCTGCGCGATCGTCATGCCGCTCGGGCTGGCGGCCGCCTGGCTGTGCGCGGGCGCCCTCGACGGCCTGGCGTTCGGCGCGGACACCGCCGCCTCCCTGGGGATCGGCGTACGGCGCACCCGGATGGTGCTGCTCGTGGTGACGGCGGTGCTGACCTCGGTGGCGGTGGCCACGGTCGGCGCCATCGGGTTCGTCGGACTGATCGTCCCGCACGGGGTGCGCTTCCTCGTCGGACCGCTGCACCGGGTGCTCCTGCCCTGCGCGGCGCTCGCGGGCGCGGTGTTCCTGGTGTGGACCGACGCCCTGGCGCGGGTCGCCTTCGCCCCGCGGGAGGTGCCGGTCGGCGTGATCACCGCGCTGCTCGGCGTACCGCTGTTCCTTCTCGTCCTGCGCAGGAGGGGTGAGCTGTGA
- a CDS encoding ABC transporter ATP-binding protein, translating into MRIAAEGLTWSASGTPVVRGVDLDVASGETVGLLGPNGSGKSSLLRCLAGLRVPDTGTVHYDGVPVRDLSARRIARRVAFVEQDSGLDADLRVADVVGLGRTPFRDRWRGPDATDRAVVAAALERVGLTGLAGRSWKGLSGGERQRAHIARALAQQPYGLLLDEPTNHLDVKHQLELMELLAGADQTVLVALHDLTLAARYCDRLLLMHRGRLVASGTPAAVLTPAHLARIFEVDAELATDALGRPAVAFHGPLRSPVPDPLGPPDPLGPPAPLDPPDPLDSLVPAPPALRQGSS; encoded by the coding sequence GTGAGGATCGCCGCCGAAGGGCTGACCTGGTCGGCCTCCGGCACGCCCGTCGTCCGCGGGGTCGACCTGGACGTGGCGTCCGGCGAGACGGTCGGCCTGCTCGGCCCCAACGGCTCGGGCAAGTCCTCGCTGCTGCGCTGCCTGGCCGGGCTGCGCGTGCCCGACACGGGCACGGTGCACTACGACGGGGTGCCCGTACGGGACTTGAGCGCCCGCCGGATCGCCCGCCGGGTCGCCTTCGTCGAGCAGGACTCCGGGCTCGACGCCGACCTGCGCGTCGCCGACGTCGTCGGGCTGGGGCGGACCCCCTTCCGCGACCGCTGGCGCGGTCCGGACGCCACCGACCGGGCGGTCGTCGCCGCCGCGCTGGAGCGCGTCGGCCTCACCGGGCTCGCCGGGCGCTCGTGGAAGGGCCTGTCGGGCGGCGAGCGGCAGCGCGCCCACATCGCCCGCGCCCTCGCCCAGCAACCGTACGGGCTGCTCCTGGACGAGCCCACCAACCACCTGGACGTCAAGCACCAGTTGGAGCTGATGGAGCTGCTCGCGGGCGCCGACCAGACGGTCCTGGTCGCCCTGCACGACCTCACGCTGGCCGCCCGCTACTGCGACCGGCTGCTGCTCATGCACCGCGGGCGCCTGGTGGCCTCCGGCACCCCGGCCGCCGTACTGACGCCCGCACACCTCGCCCGGATCTTCGAGGTGGACGCCGAACTGGCCACGGACGCCCTGGGCCGGCCCGCGGTCGCCTTCCACGGTCCCCTCCGCTCGCCCGTCCCCGACCCCCTCGGCCCACCCGACCCCCTCGGCCCACCCGCCCCGCTCGACCCACCTGACCCGCTCGACTCGCTCGTGCCCGCACCACCCGCTCTCCGACAAGGATCCTCATGA
- a CDS encoding Rossmann-like domain-containing protein has protein sequence MTTRTATPPAPTVDALVTAVLAGEHGPLPSALVATSVFWIHHGTRLAGGDTTYLNQYVLVRLGDSFGGCAFEAGEIDPAICRDSSGTPLDVLLREAPRPLRIAALDAYLAGQRPHRDAGAEPVTLPAGTPEVRARARDAAIAGLLDIDPGAKVGLIGVVNPLVAAIRERGGEPLPCDFNLKATQWGDPVTTDMHEVLERADAVVATGMTLSNGSFDTILDRCRGRGIPLVVYAQTGSAVARAFLGSGVTAVSAEPFPFSQFSADPTTLYRYRAVGRP, from the coding sequence ATGACGACCCGGACCGCCACCCCGCCCGCACCGACCGTCGACGCCCTCGTCACGGCCGTCCTGGCCGGTGAACACGGCCCCCTGCCCTCCGCCCTCGTGGCGACCAGCGTGTTCTGGATCCACCACGGCACCCGGCTGGCCGGCGGCGACACCACCTACCTCAACCAGTACGTCCTGGTGCGCCTCGGCGACTCCTTCGGCGGCTGCGCCTTCGAGGCCGGGGAGATCGACCCGGCGATCTGCCGCGACTCCTCGGGCACCCCGCTCGACGTCCTGCTGCGCGAGGCCCCGCGCCCGCTGCGGATCGCCGCCCTCGACGCGTACCTGGCCGGGCAGCGCCCGCACCGCGACGCCGGAGCGGAACCGGTCACCCTGCCCGCCGGCACCCCCGAAGTGCGCGCGAGGGCCCGCGACGCGGCGATCGCCGGATTGCTGGACATCGACCCCGGCGCCAAGGTCGGCCTGATCGGCGTGGTCAACCCGCTGGTCGCGGCGATCCGCGAGCGGGGCGGCGAACCGCTGCCCTGCGACTTCAACCTCAAGGCCACCCAGTGGGGCGATCCCGTCACCACCGACATGCACGAGGTGCTGGAGCGCGCCGACGCCGTCGTCGCCACCGGCATGACCCTCAGCAACGGCTCCTTCGACACCATCCTCGACCGCTGCCGCGGCCGGGGCATCCCGCTGGTCGTCTACGCGCAGACCGGCAGCGCGGTCGCCCGGGCCTTCCTCGGATCCGGGGTGACCGCCGTGTCCGCGGAGCCCTTCCCCTTCTCCCAGTTCAGCGCCGACCCGACCACCCTGTACCGCTACCGGGCGGTGGGGCGGCCGTGA
- a CDS encoding GHMP family kinase ATP-binding protein — translation MIPAARRAVPGADRRGAAHRGAGHASCHHGEILQGVFLDAAGRRCAGLVTLPMTGPGSRAEFTRRPGTPPEQLTVRPGDRTKAARAAVLAVEECARRRREAPCGGELRISGDIPVGLGMGSSTSDVIAVVRAVADSYGVLLSPDAVARLAVRAELACDPLMLDARPVLFAQREGRVLEVLGRRLPPLVVVGCALGGGAPVDTLALPARVHDDTDVRAFERLRTLLRRAVATGDAALLGEVATASARRGQQVLRHPEFDTLADIARRLGAVGVQIAHSGAVAGLLLDPAAPGLRRRVRSCVRALESNGIAATRTFTTFPTSPTSAASPSTPISPTSPTSPTSPTSPTSPSSPTFPTTKEFPSGPAHRGGHRPTGPDTPRRPAHLPAL, via the coding sequence GTGATCCCGGCCGCCCGCCGGGCCGTGCCCGGCGCCGACCGCCGCGGCGCCGCGCACCGCGGCGCCGGGCACGCCTCCTGCCACCACGGCGAGATCCTGCAGGGCGTCTTCCTCGACGCCGCCGGGCGCCGGTGCGCCGGCCTGGTCACCCTGCCGATGACCGGGCCGGGCAGCCGGGCCGAGTTCACCCGCCGCCCCGGCACACCTCCGGAGCAGCTCACCGTCCGGCCGGGCGACCGTACGAAGGCCGCGCGCGCGGCGGTCCTGGCCGTCGAGGAGTGCGCGCGGCGGCGCCGGGAGGCGCCCTGCGGCGGGGAGTTGCGGATCAGCGGCGACATCCCGGTGGGCCTGGGCATGGGCAGCTCCACCAGCGACGTCATCGCCGTGGTGCGCGCGGTCGCGGACTCCTACGGGGTGCTGCTGTCGCCCGACGCCGTCGCCCGGCTGGCGGTGCGCGCCGAGCTCGCCTGCGACCCGCTGATGCTCGACGCGCGCCCGGTGCTCTTCGCCCAGCGCGAGGGGCGGGTGCTGGAGGTCCTCGGCCGCCGCCTGCCGCCCCTCGTCGTCGTGGGCTGCGCGCTCGGCGGGGGCGCTCCCGTGGACACCCTCGCCCTGCCGGCCCGGGTGCACGACGACACCGACGTACGCGCCTTCGAGCGGCTGCGCACCCTGCTGCGGCGGGCCGTGGCCACGGGGGACGCCGCCCTGCTCGGCGAGGTCGCGACGGCCAGCGCCCGGCGCGGGCAACAGGTCCTGCGCCACCCGGAGTTCGACACCCTGGCCGACATCGCCCGGCGACTCGGGGCCGTGGGCGTGCAGATCGCGCACAGCGGGGCGGTGGCCGGCCTGCTCCTGGACCCGGCGGCCCCCGGCCTGCGCCGCCGGGTCCGGAGCTGCGTACGGGCCCTGGAGAGCAACGGCATCGCCGCGACCCGCACCTTCACGACCTTTCCCACCTCCCCCACCTCAGCCGCCTCCCCGTCCACCCCCATCTCACCCACCTCACCCACCTCACCCACCTCACCCACCTCACCCACCTCACCGTCCTCCCCCACCTTCCCGACGACCAAGGAGTTCCCGAGTGGACCAGCACATCGCGGAGGCCATCGGCCGACCGGACCTGATACGCCTCGACGACCGGCTCATCTGCCTGCGCTTTGA